Proteins encoded within one genomic window of Halorussus salilacus:
- the wecB gene encoding non-hydrolyzing UDP-N-acetylglucosamine 2-epimerase, whose translation MKVLTVVGARPQFIKAAPVSRAVRRTHEEVLVHTGQHYDEEMSDVFFDELGIPEPDDNLGVGSDDHGAQTAEMLVGLEGKIAEEDPDAVLVYGDTNSTLAAAVAASKMDPALAHVEAGLRSYNREMPEEINRVLTDHAADLLFAPSARAVENLRAEGVAGAVHGTGDVMYDAVLWARDRAADHSTVLDDLGLAAGEYVLATVHRAANTDDPDRLAAILDALAEDSREVVLPAHPRTVERMEEYGIYDDAETRLTLTDPVGYLDFVRLQDCAEVVATDSGGVQKEAFFLDTPCVTMREETEWRETVEAGWNTLVGADGDAIRRNLATAEVAPDKPRPYGDGNAAATIAGLLDDV comes from the coding sequence ATGAAGGTCCTCACCGTGGTCGGGGCGCGCCCGCAGTTCATCAAGGCCGCGCCCGTCTCCCGGGCGGTCCGCCGGACCCACGAGGAGGTGCTGGTCCACACCGGCCAGCACTACGACGAGGAGATGTCCGACGTGTTCTTCGACGAACTCGGGATTCCGGAGCCCGACGACAACCTCGGGGTCGGCTCCGACGACCACGGCGCGCAGACCGCCGAGATGCTGGTCGGACTGGAGGGGAAGATCGCCGAGGAAGACCCCGACGCGGTGCTGGTCTACGGCGACACCAACTCCACGCTCGCGGCGGCCGTCGCCGCCTCGAAGATGGACCCCGCGCTGGCCCACGTCGAGGCCGGACTCCGGAGCTACAACCGCGAGATGCCCGAGGAGATAAACCGGGTGCTGACCGACCACGCCGCCGACCTCCTCTTTGCGCCCTCGGCGCGGGCGGTCGAGAACCTCCGCGCAGAGGGCGTCGCGGGCGCGGTCCACGGCACCGGCGACGTGATGTACGACGCGGTGCTGTGGGCGCGCGACCGGGCGGCCGACCACTCGACCGTCCTCGACGACCTCGGCCTCGCGGCGGGCGAGTACGTGTTGGCGACCGTCCACCGCGCGGCCAACACCGACGACCCCGACCGGCTCGCCGCCATTCTGGACGCGCTCGCCGAGGATTCGCGCGAGGTCGTCCTCCCGGCCCACCCCCGGACCGTCGAGCGCATGGAGGAGTACGGCATCTACGACGACGCCGAGACGCGACTCACGCTGACCGACCCGGTGGGCTACCTCGACTTCGTTCGCCTGCAGGACTGCGCCGAGGTGGTGGCGACCGACTCGGGCGGCGTCCAGAAGGAGGCGTTCTTCCTCGACACGCCCTGCGTCACGATGCGCGAGGAGACCGAGTGGCGCGAGACGGTCGAGGCGGGGTGGAACACCCTCGTGGGGGCCGACGGCGACGCCATCCGGCGCAACCTCGCGACCGCCGAGGTTGCGCCGGACAAACCGCGGCCGTACGGCGACGGCAACGCGGCGGCGACCATCGCGGGCCTGCTCGACGATGTCTGA
- a CDS encoding polysaccharide deacetylase family protein, which yields MSENGGLPVDAEFALLLTHDVDRPYKSVQGLYHAVERRDPRQLKSLLPGVNPWWQFDDITQLEDSLGVRSAFYFLREKHVFERDLSDWLDPFYWVEHAGRYDVETPEMRDLLARLDEGGWEVGLHGSYDSYDDLDRLQFEKARLEAALGDEVVGVRQHHLNRGPDTWAHHREIGLNYDASPGSSSEYGFDRGYRPLRPFDDEFVVFPLTLMEAALPDPGEAFDRAWGVCADLLDEAADNDAVMSVLWHPRLFTEADFPGYRELYRLLVERALEMGAWVGPPGDYYDLLDHPDGSRTDDRPGVGDGPPPEIEGRLADGSGQESLTRPQAEDNKVQTGANGEPTG from the coding sequence ATGTCTGAGAACGGCGGCCTCCCGGTGGACGCCGAGTTCGCCCTCCTGCTGACTCACGACGTGGACCGGCCCTACAAGTCGGTGCAGGGCCTCTACCACGCGGTGGAGCGACGCGACCCTCGACAGCTCAAGTCGCTTCTGCCGGGGGTGAACCCGTGGTGGCAGTTCGACGACATCACGCAACTGGAGGACTCGCTCGGCGTCCGGTCGGCGTTCTACTTCCTGCGCGAGAAGCACGTCTTCGAGCGCGACCTCTCGGACTGGCTCGACCCCTTCTACTGGGTCGAACACGCGGGCCGGTACGACGTCGAGACCCCCGAGATGCGCGACCTGCTCGCCCGCCTCGACGAGGGGGGATGGGAGGTCGGCCTCCACGGCTCGTACGACTCCTACGACGACCTCGACCGCCTCCAGTTCGAGAAGGCCCGACTGGAGGCCGCGCTCGGCGACGAGGTGGTCGGCGTCCGCCAGCACCACCTCAACCGCGGGCCCGACACCTGGGCCCACCACCGCGAGATCGGGCTGAACTACGACGCGAGTCCGGGGTCGAGTTCGGAGTACGGATTCGACCGCGGCTATCGGCCCCTCCGTCCGTTCGACGACGAGTTCGTGGTGTTCCCGCTGACCCTGATGGAGGCCGCGCTCCCCGACCCCGGCGAGGCGTTCGACCGGGCGTGGGGGGTCTGTGCCGACCTGCTCGACGAGGCCGCCGACAACGACGCGGTGATGTCGGTGCTGTGGCACCCCCGACTGTTCACGGAGGCCGACTTCCCCGGCTACCGCGAGCTGTATCGCCTGCTGGTCGAGCGCGCGCTGGAGATGGGCGCGTGGGTCGGCCCGCCGGGCGACTACTACGACCTGCTCGACCATCCCGACGGGAGTCGGACCGACGACCGGCCCGGGGTCGGTGACGGACCCCCGCCCGAAATCGAGGGGCGCCTCGCCGACGGCTCCGGACAGGAGTCGCTTACGCGCCCACAGGCGGAGGATAACAAAGTGCAAACCGGCGCTAACGGTGAGCCAACAGGATGA
- a CDS encoding GNAT family N-acetyltransferase, producing the protein MRVEQLELSEWESALPSDGFEVFHRPEALEVVDRHTDAEMKLFGGFKGQQPIALLPAFVQRKSVGTAVTSPPPGLGIPRLGPIVMPTSPKRRKQEKVNQEFTETVLAQVGTDLGLDERLARAGVESPMAESVLDRLDVDSRLTLFRMVCSPDYADPRPYAWGNLHVEPNFTYHLDLNGRDTGQVRKSFSKSLRREIRDAEDLDVTVETEGVEGARDVFRATERRYAEQDEPFSQTWSYVRDLFDALGERARSYVARDADGEYLSGITVLYSDDAAYFWQGGAKAIYEGTAVNSRIHWRIIEDIVEDPPVESVDTYDLMGANTERLCRYKAKFGADLVPYYVVESSGPAMDVAKRAYQLVR; encoded by the coding sequence ATGAGAGTCGAGCAACTCGAACTGTCGGAGTGGGAGTCGGCGCTACCGAGCGACGGCTTCGAGGTGTTCCACCGCCCCGAGGCCCTAGAGGTCGTCGACCGCCACACGGACGCCGAGATGAAACTGTTCGGCGGGTTCAAGGGCCAGCAGCCCATCGCGCTCCTGCCCGCGTTCGTCCAGCGAAAGTCTGTCGGAACCGCGGTCACCTCGCCGCCGCCGGGGCTCGGAATTCCCCGCCTCGGGCCCATCGTGATGCCGACCAGTCCCAAGCGGCGCAAGCAGGAGAAGGTCAATCAGGAGTTCACCGAGACGGTCCTAGCGCAGGTCGGCACCGACCTCGGACTCGACGAGCGACTCGCGCGTGCCGGGGTCGAGTCGCCGATGGCCGAGTCGGTCCTCGACCGACTCGACGTGGACTCGCGGCTGACGCTGTTCCGGATGGTCTGCAGTCCCGACTACGCCGACCCCCGGCCGTACGCGTGGGGGAACCTCCACGTCGAACCCAACTTCACCTACCACCTCGACCTGAACGGTCGGGACACCGGGCAAGTACGCAAGTCGTTCTCCAAGAGCCTCCGCCGGGAGATACGCGACGCCGAGGACCTCGACGTGACCGTCGAGACCGAGGGCGTCGAGGGCGCTCGCGACGTGTTCCGCGCGACCGAGCGCCGGTACGCCGAGCAGGACGAACCGTTCTCCCAGACGTGGTCGTACGTCCGGGACCTGTTCGACGCGCTCGGCGAGCGCGCCCGGTCGTACGTCGCCCGCGACGCCGACGGCGAGTACCTCTCGGGCATCACGGTCCTCTACTCCGACGACGCCGCCTACTTCTGGCAGGGCGGCGCGAAGGCCATCTACGAGGGGACAGCGGTCAACAGCCGCATCCACTGGCGGATCATCGAGGACATCGTCGAGGACCCGCCGGTCGAGTCGGTCGACACCTACGACCTGATGGGCGCGAACACCGAGCGGCTCTGTCGGTACAAGGCGAAGTTCGGCGCCGACCTCGTTCCCTACTACGTGGTCGAGTCGTCGGGACCAGCGATGGACGTCGCCAAGCGGGCGTATCAGTTGGTTCGGTAA
- a CDS encoding glycosyltransferase, which produces MRVLSLVPNDATFHRQETAALADAGVERTVMTVPGDPRERSVADYLRFVPRVIRESSEGYDLLHANYGLTAPAALAQRRLPVVLSLWGSDLLGEYGWLSKACARRCEEVVVMSEGMAAELDCPAHVLPHGVDGDRFRPVPKSEARQSVGWSADARHVLFPYAPDRPIKDFPRAGRVVEAARERVDAPVELHVLGGVDHAEVPAYMNAADALLLTSEREGSPNVVREAMSCGLPVVATDVGDVRERLDGVSPSAVADTDGGLAGALADLLVDPRRSDGREAVADLRVERTAERLRAVYELALDRGGIGVEPTPT; this is translated from the coding sequence ATGAGGGTCCTGAGCTTAGTGCCGAACGATGCGACGTTTCATCGCCAGGAGACCGCGGCGCTCGCCGACGCGGGCGTCGAGCGGACCGTGATGACCGTCCCGGGCGACCCGCGCGAGCGGTCGGTCGCCGACTACCTCCGGTTCGTTCCGCGGGTGATTCGAGAGTCGAGCGAGGGGTACGACCTCCTCCACGCCAACTACGGCCTCACCGCGCCCGCTGCGCTCGCCCAGCGTCGGCTTCCGGTCGTGCTGTCGCTGTGGGGGTCGGACCTGCTGGGCGAGTACGGCTGGCTCTCGAAGGCCTGCGCCCGCCGCTGCGAGGAGGTGGTCGTCATGTCCGAGGGGATGGCGGCCGAACTCGACTGCCCGGCCCACGTCCTCCCGCACGGCGTGGACGGAGACCGGTTCCGACCCGTCCCGAAATCCGAAGCCCGCCAGAGTGTCGGCTGGTCGGCCGACGCCCGCCACGTCCTGTTTCCCTACGCCCCCGACAGGCCGATAAAGGACTTCCCGCGGGCGGGTCGGGTGGTCGAGGCGGCCCGCGAGCGCGTCGACGCGCCGGTCGAACTCCACGTCCTCGGCGGTGTCGACCACGCCGAGGTCCCGGCATACATGAACGCCGCCGACGCGCTCCTGCTGACTTCCGAGCGCGAGGGCTCGCCGAACGTCGTCAGGGAGGCGATGAGCTGTGGCCTCCCCGTGGTCGCGACCGACGTGGGCGACGTGCGCGAGCGACTCGACGGCGTCTCGCCGTCGGCGGTCGCCGACACCGACGGGGGACTCGCCGGGGCGCTCGCCGACCTCCTCGTCGACCCCCGCCGGTCGGACGGCCGGGAGGCGGTCGCCGACCTGCGGGTCGAACGCACAGCCGAGCGCCTCCGGGCGGTGTACGAACTCGCGCTCGACCGCGGAGGAATCGGCGTCGAACCAACCCCGACATAG
- a CDS encoding DUF354 domain-containing protein: MNVVVTVQHPAHVHFFKHVVPALRARGHEVHVFAREKDVALDLLVHYDIDHTVLAGKPRSLGGLARTQATYEYRLWKAAERIDPDVMTAIGGTAVAHVSRLVGARSVVWLDNEGILAHRITTPFAHRVCTPMGFRDDFGPKHVRYDGFQELAYLHPDRFDPDPGGLRAHGVDPDAKYAVVRFREWSALHDVGEAGFSGGDKRRLVESLADHGRVYVVSESRLPASFRDHRLPVRPHLVHDLLFYADLYVGDSATMSTEAALLGTPAVRCQSFADGQDMSNFVELADHGLLRSTADGREAVREAETLARSDVQTAWSERRARLLDGKIDVVEFAVRLLLSEAGRAGGEPPARSSASRDRDADERVVATD; encoded by the coding sequence GTGAACGTCGTCGTCACCGTCCAGCATCCCGCTCACGTCCACTTCTTCAAGCACGTCGTCCCGGCGCTCCGGGCGCGGGGCCACGAGGTCCACGTCTTCGCCCGCGAGAAGGACGTGGCGCTCGACCTGCTCGTCCACTACGACATCGACCACACCGTGCTGGCGGGCAAGCCCCGCTCGCTCGGCGGCCTCGCCCGGACGCAGGCGACCTACGAGTACCGGCTCTGGAAGGCGGCCGAGCGAATCGACCCCGACGTGATGACCGCCATCGGCGGGACCGCGGTCGCGCACGTCTCGCGGCTGGTCGGGGCCCGCAGCGTGGTGTGGCTCGACAACGAGGGCATCCTCGCCCACCGCATCACCACGCCGTTCGCCCACCGGGTCTGCACGCCCATGGGGTTTCGCGACGACTTCGGTCCCAAGCACGTCCGATACGACGGCTTCCAGGAGCTCGCGTACCTCCACCCCGACCGGTTCGACCCGGACCCCGGCGGGCTCCGGGCCCACGGCGTCGACCCCGACGCGAAGTACGCCGTCGTCCGGTTCCGGGAGTGGTCGGCGCTGCACGACGTGGGCGAGGCGGGCTTCTCGGGCGGCGACAAGCGCCGACTCGTCGAGTCGCTCGCCGACCACGGCCGGGTGTACGTCGTGAGCGAGAGTCGGCTCCCGGCGTCGTTCCGGGACCACCGCCTGCCGGTGAGGCCCCATCTGGTCCACGACCTGCTGTTCTACGCCGACCTCTACGTCGGCGACTCGGCCACGATGTCGACCGAGGCGGCGTTGCTCGGCACGCCCGCGGTTCGGTGCCAGTCGTTCGCCGACGGTCAGGACATGTCGAACTTCGTGGAACTGGCCGATCACGGCCTGCTCCGCTCGACCGCCGACGGCCGCGAGGCGGTCCGAGAGGCCGAGACGCTCGCCCGCAGCGACGTGCAGACGGCGTGGAGCGAGCGACGGGCGCGACTGCTCGACGGGAAGATAGACGTCGTCGAGTTCGCGGTCCGACTCCTCCTGAGCGAGGCCGGGAGAGCGGGCGGTGAGCCCCCGGCCCGCTCGTCGGCGTCGCGCGACCGCGACGCCGACGAGCGGGTGGTCGCGACCGATTAG
- a CDS encoding DUF7331 family protein: protein MTSTYESDDDSDRERPETERYVAFDDELGATVVYDTQNNRAWLKSDDAVELEAMA from the coding sequence ATGACCTCCACGTACGAAAGCGACGACGACAGCGACCGCGAACGCCCCGAGACCGAGCGGTACGTCGCGTTCGACGACGAACTCGGCGCGACCGTGGTCTACGACACGCAGAACAACCGCGCGTGGCTCAAGTCCGACGACGCGGTCGAACTCGAAGCGATGGCCTGA